The following are encoded together in the Humulus lupulus chromosome 5, drHumLupu1.1, whole genome shotgun sequence genome:
- the LOC133780009 gene encoding uncharacterized protein LOC133780009 yields the protein MATTGHSPSSPDDSITSTIAGSQPIPPSSNTRMSLEDPSDPYYLHHSDDPGNNLVSQLLTGQDNYASWSRSMKLSISVKNKIGFLDGSITKPSPTDTSLYIAWSRNNNIVISWILNSVSKEISASILYDDSASEIWKDLQVRFQRSNGPHIFNLQKDLTNLRQDSQTVSMYYTKLRTIWEELSTYRPTCTCNKCTCGGVQKLQEHYHMEYIMSFLMRLKDSYSHVRGNIFLMDPLPELNRVFHFVTQEENQRGDLTIDSHSSMAFALQSDWSHTLISDSTTCQPHPPRKNHLFAPIAMFLSTLLRNVISYMAIHLVINQNPPTTHHQPNSILPRMQTTIPDLTKLKSILQLSATLQLYYLSLPLLNTNNFSTFLLLKHLV from the coding sequence ATGGCTACCACTGGTCACTCCCCCTCTTCGCCTGATGATTCTATTACATCAACCATTGCTGGATCTCAACCCATTCCACCATCTTCCAACACAAGAATGTCCCTTGAGGATCCATCAGATCCATATTACCTCCATCACTCAGATGATCCTGGCAACAATCTTGTTTCCCAGCTCCTTACTGGTCAAGATAACTATGCTTCTTGGAGCAGGTCTATGAAGTTATCCATTTCAGTCAAAAACAAAATTGGCTTTCTTGATGGTTCAATTACCAAGCCTTCACCTACGGATACATCTCTATATATTGCTTGGAGTCGTAACAACAACATAGTCATTTCTTGGATTTTGAACTCTGTTTCAAAGGAAATCTCAGCAAGCATCTTATATGATGATTCTGCATCAGAAATTTGGAAGGATCTTCAGGTCAGATTTCAGAGAAGCAATGGCCCACACATCTTCAACCTTCAGAAAGATTTGACGAACCTTCGACAGGATTCTCAAACTGTGAGTATGTACTACACAAAACTTCGTACCATTTGGGAAGAACTCTCTACTTACAGACCAACTTGTACCTGCAATAAATGTACTTGTGGAGGAGTTCAGAAGTTACAAGAGCATTATCATATGGAATACATAATGTCTTTCTTAATGAGGCTCAAGGATTCCTACTCCCATGTCCGTGGGAATATCTTTCTTATGGATCCTTTACCTGAACTTAACAGGGTCTTTCATTTCGTCACTCAAGAAGAGAACCAAAGAGGAGACCTCACAATTGATTCACATTCTTCTATGGCTTTTGCGCTTCAAAGTGATTGGTCTCACACTCTGATATCTGATTCTACAACTTGCCAGCCCCATCCACCAAGAAAGAATCACCTTTTTGCACCCATTGCAATGTTCTTGAGCACACTATTGAGAAATGTTATAAGCTACATGGCTATCCACCTGGTTATAAACCAAAATCCTCCAACGACGCATCATCAACCAAATTCCATACTTCCAAGGATGCAAACAACAATACCAGATCTGACCAAGCTCAAGTCAATTCTACAACTTTCAGCGACACTACAACTTTATTACCTTAGCTTACCTCTGCTCAATACCAACAACTTCTCAACCTTCTTGCTACTCAAGCACTTGGTATGA